The following nucleotide sequence is from Paracrocinitomix mangrovi.
AATTTTGAAAACAAATCAGCATATAAATTAGTTAAGCAAATTGAGTCTCCTTTTAATAATTTAGTTCTATCACAAGAAAATCCCTACTCTCCTGCTATTAAATTCTCATATAATGACATCAGTGAACAAGATCACCTTTGGTTAATTGCCACATCAGAAATAGAACAAATAGATAGTAATAGCACTATTCCAGATTTGCATCTTTGCATATATACCACCAACGAACATGGCGTATATAACTGGAGAAAGAAATCGTTGGCTGAATTCTATAATACTAAAGGGAACATTTCTTTTGAATACTTAACTCCTCATCTTAGATCAGAAAAAGACACCATTGCAGTAAGCTTGTGGCATCAAAATGGTGAGGCGGTTCAGGCTAAAAATCTAGAATTATTTGTTTACGAGAAAAAATAAAACATTCATTCTTTCGTATAGGACAAATGAAAGTACTTTTGATTATTTGGAAATGAAGATTCTTATATGTTCCACATGACTTAGAACATCTCAAATTAACTCATGAAAAGTAGAAAAATTAATAACCAAACCTAGAATCACAGACCGAATAGAAAAAACATAGAGGCCTTTGAAGCAAACCACCCAAAACTAAACTTTGAAGCAATTTAACCCAAAACTAAACTTAGACATCTCTGCAAAATTTACTCTGATAGTAATTTTGCTATTACTGTTGTACCCTATACTTTTTGGTTTCCCTTTTAAAATAATAGGAGCTGATACTTTAGGGTATTACCTCTATCTTCCTCAAACTTTTATAGAAGGTGATTTGGCTATGAGTAGTACAGATGCTGCAACATCTGCTTTGATAAAGTATCATAATACAAATATTTTATATCAGGTTCATTTGGTAGAAGATACCGGTAATCACGTCATTCAGTATTCCTCAGGAATGGCTTTTATTTATATGCCATTCTTTTTGATTGCTCACGCATTTGCTAGTATTTTTGGATATACTACTGACGGATATAGTCTTCCATACTCTTGGTCGTTAATTATTGCATCATACACCATGACAATTGTAGGGCTCGTTTATTTACGTCTTTTCCTATTAAAACTTTTTAATCCATCAATCACAGCAATAACAGTTGTACTAATTGCCTTTGGAACAAACTACTTTATCACGCAAAGTCAAAGTCCAGGCTTACCACATATTCATCTTTTTGCATTCTATGCTGCCCTTATATATTATACTATTCGCTGGCATGAATCAAATAAATTGAAACATGCAGTTTTAATCGGAATTTTATTAGGATGGATGATACTTATCAGACCCACTGAAATTATAGCAATTCTAATTCCCATTCTTTGGGGAATTCACAATAAAGCTACGCTCAAGAATAAATTGATCCTTCTAAAAAATAACATCAAACATGTATTGATCATAACAATCATAATAATAAGTATACTGTTTGTTCAGTGTCTGTATTGGTATCATGTTACAGGACATTTTATTTTTAATAGTTATATGAACAATGGTGAAGGATTACATCTAGAATACCCTCATACCATTGACTTTTTATTTTCTTACAGAAAAGGCTGGTTCATTTATACACCCTTAATGATTTTACCTTTTATTGGAGTATTTACCAAAGGTGACTTTAAAAACAGCTGGATCACTCCCTTTTTGGTTGTAACTATAATCGCTATATATGTAAGTTCATCTTGGTCGGTCTGGTGGTATGCCGGTTCATTTTCTCAACGAACCATGGTCCAAACTTACCCACTTTTTGCCATAGGATTAGCTAGTTTCC
It contains:
- a CDS encoding glycosyltransferase family 39 protein gives rise to the protein MKQFNPKLNLDISAKFTLIVILLLLLYPILFGFPFKIIGADTLGYYLYLPQTFIEGDLAMSSTDAATSALIKYHNTNILYQVHLVEDTGNHVIQYSSGMAFIYMPFFLIAHAFASIFGYTTDGYSLPYSWSLIIASYTMTIVGLVYLRLFLLKLFNPSITAITVVLIAFGTNYFITQSQSPGLPHIHLFAFYAALIYYTIRWHESNKLKHAVLIGILLGWMILIRPTEIIAILIPILWGIHNKATLKNKLILLKNNIKHVLIITIIIISILFVQCLYWYHVTGHFIFNSYMNNGEGLHLEYPHTIDFLFSYRKGWFIYTPLMILPFIGVFTKGDFKNSWITPFLVVTIIAIYVSSSWSVWWYAGSFSQRTMVQTYPLFAIGLASFLVMISKSLKRKIIFVPVIILVTLLNLFQSWQYIQYILPPDRITKDFYWAIFGKTEAPLHVGRLLSVNREEEVFDRNKLEAFWTDKARDEEGNIIIDQHLTADNEWGKGIETPYRETCKSEYCWYEITFEAFIPEHSDPFQIELVADMAYNNKHYGYVSYVLGENENFKTEQWCHYTYHYISPHPRTPTVWFRTFVWGKKHEIFIRNFSVTSFIEKESQNLN